Proteins from a single region of Pseudomonas phenolilytica:
- the hyi gene encoding hydroxypyruvate isomerase — MPRFAANLSMLFTEQDFLDRFEAAAKAGFSGVEYLFPYDYAADEIKARLDANGLTQVLFNLPAGDWAGGERGIAILPERVEEFRAGVDQAIAYAKVLGNTQVNCLAGIAPKNADLGKLEITLIENLRYAAEKLEEAGIRLVMEMINTRDIPRFFLNNTSQALEIRDKVGHPNLFLQYDIYHMQIMEGDLARTMESNLAAINHVQLADNPGRNEPGTGEINYRFLFEHLDRIGYQGWVGCEYKPATTTEAGLGWMKAHNAI; from the coding sequence ATGCCCCGCTTTGCCGCCAACCTGTCGATGCTGTTCACCGAACAGGACTTTCTCGACCGCTTCGAGGCCGCCGCCAAGGCCGGTTTTTCCGGCGTCGAATACCTGTTCCCCTACGATTATGCGGCCGATGAGATCAAGGCCCGGCTGGACGCCAACGGCCTGACCCAGGTGTTGTTCAACCTGCCGGCCGGCGACTGGGCCGGTGGCGAGCGCGGTATCGCCATCCTGCCGGAGCGGGTCGAGGAGTTCCGCGCCGGCGTCGATCAGGCCATCGCCTACGCCAAGGTGCTGGGCAATACCCAAGTCAACTGCCTGGCCGGTATCGCGCCGAAGAATGCCGACCTCGGCAAGCTGGAAATCACCCTCATCGAGAACCTGCGCTACGCCGCCGAGAAGCTCGAAGAGGCCGGTATCCGCCTGGTGATGGAAATGATCAACACCCGCGACATCCCGCGCTTCTTCCTCAACAACACCTCGCAGGCGCTGGAGATTCGCGACAAGGTCGGCCACCCCAACCTGTTCCTGCAGTACGACATCTATCACATGCAGATCATGGAAGGTGACCTGGCCCGGACGATGGAAAGCAACCTGGCGGCGATCAACCACGTACAGCTGGCCGACAACCCCGGCCGCAACGAGCCGGGCACCGGCGAGATCAACTACCGCTTCCTGTTCGAGCACCTGGACCGCATCGGCTACCAGGGCTGGGTGGGCTGCGAGTACAAGCCGGCCACCACCACCGAAGCCGGCCTCGGCTGGATGAAAGCGCATAACGCGATCTGA
- a CDS encoding 2-hydroxy-3-oxopropionate reductase, translating to MAKIGFIGTGIMGLPMALNLQKAGHDIFVSTHHDAAPAALVEGGAVALANPKEVAQEAEFIIVMVPDTPHVEDVLFRENGVAEGVGAGKVVIDMSSISPTATKQFAEKIKATGAAYLDAPVSGGEVGAKAATLSIMVGGCPNAFERALPLFQAMGKNITRVGGNGDGQTAKVANQIIVALNIQAVAEALLFAAKNGADPAKVREALMGGFAGSKILEVHGERMIKGTFDPGFRISLHQKDLNLALNGARELGLNLPNTANAQQVFSTCAAIGGSGWDHSALIKGLEHMANFSIRK from the coding sequence ATGGCTAAAATCGGATTCATCGGCACCGGCATCATGGGTCTGCCCATGGCACTCAACCTGCAGAAAGCCGGTCACGACATCTTCGTTTCCACTCACCACGACGCCGCTCCGGCCGCGCTGGTCGAAGGCGGCGCCGTCGCCCTGGCCAACCCCAAGGAAGTCGCCCAGGAAGCCGAGTTCATCATCGTCATGGTGCCGGACACCCCGCATGTCGAGGACGTGCTGTTCCGCGAGAACGGCGTCGCCGAAGGCGTCGGCGCCGGCAAGGTGGTGATCGACATGAGTTCGATCTCGCCGACCGCCACCAAGCAGTTCGCCGAGAAGATCAAGGCCACCGGCGCCGCCTACCTCGACGCCCCGGTCTCCGGCGGTGAAGTGGGCGCCAAGGCGGCCACCCTGTCGATCATGGTCGGCGGCTGCCCGAATGCCTTCGAGCGCGCCCTGCCGCTGTTCCAGGCGATGGGCAAGAACATCACCCGCGTCGGCGGCAACGGCGACGGCCAGACCGCCAAGGTGGCCAACCAGATCATCGTCGCGCTGAACATCCAGGCGGTGGCCGAGGCGCTGCTGTTCGCTGCCAAGAACGGCGCCGACCCAGCCAAGGTGCGCGAAGCGCTGATGGGCGGTTTCGCCGGCTCGAAGATTCTCGAAGTGCACGGCGAGCGCATGATCAAGGGCACCTTCGACCCGGGCTTCCGCATCAGCCTGCACCAGAAGGACCTCAACCTGGCGCTCAACGGCGCGCGTGAACTGGGTCTGAACCTGCCCAATACCGCCAACGCCCAGCAGGTGTTCAGCACCTGCGCGGCCATCGGCGGCAGCGGCTGGGACCACTCGGCGCTGATCAAGGGGCTGGAGCACATGGCCAACTTCTCGATCCGCAAGTAA
- a CDS encoding glycerate kinase type-2 family protein, translated as MPIAPHTLLRQLFDSAIDAAHPRQVLADRLPEDRSGRAIVIGAGKAAAAMAEAIEQVWEGEISGLVVTRYEHGANCRKIEVVEAAHPVPDDAGERVARRVLELVSNLEESDRVIFLLSGGGSSLLALPAEGISLADKQAINKALLRSGAHIGEMNCVRKHLSAIKGGRLAKACWPASVYTYAISDVPGDEATVIASGPTVADPTTSAQALEILARYHIEVPANVRAWLEDPRSETLKPGDPLLSRSHFQLIATPQQSLDAAAEVARAAGITPLILGDLEGEAREVAKVHAGIARQVVLHGQPIAAPCVILSGGETTVTVRGNGRGGRNAEFLLGLTEALQGLPNVYALAGDTDGIDGSEDNAGALMTPDSFARAEALGLRAADALASNDGYGYFAALDSLIVTGPTRTNVNDFRAILILPPTA; from the coding sequence ATGCCCATCGCCCCGCACACCCTGCTGCGCCAGCTGTTCGACAGTGCCATCGACGCCGCCCATCCGCGCCAGGTGCTGGCCGATCGGCTGCCCGAGGATCGCAGCGGCCGCGCCATCGTCATCGGCGCCGGCAAGGCTGCCGCCGCCATGGCCGAAGCCATCGAACAGGTCTGGGAAGGCGAGATTTCCGGGCTGGTGGTGACCCGCTACGAGCACGGCGCCAACTGCCGCAAGATCGAGGTGGTGGAAGCCGCGCACCCGGTGCCGGACGACGCCGGCGAGCGCGTCGCCCGCCGCGTGCTGGAGCTGGTCAGCAACCTCGAGGAAAGCGACCGGGTGATCTTCCTGCTCTCCGGCGGCGGCTCCTCGCTGCTGGCGCTGCCGGCCGAAGGCATTTCGCTGGCCGACAAGCAGGCGATCAACAAGGCGCTGCTGCGCTCCGGCGCGCACATCGGCGAGATGAACTGCGTGCGCAAGCACCTCTCGGCGATCAAGGGCGGCCGCCTGGCCAAGGCCTGCTGGCCGGCCAGCGTGTACACCTACGCGATCTCCGATGTACCGGGCGACGAAGCTACGGTGATCGCCTCCGGGCCGACCGTGGCCGACCCGACCACCTCGGCGCAGGCGCTGGAAATTCTCGCGCGCTACCACATCGAGGTGCCGGCCAACGTGCGCGCCTGGCTCGAGGACCCGCGCTCGGAGACGCTCAAGCCGGGCGACCCGCTGCTCTCGCGCAGCCACTTCCAGCTGATCGCCACGCCGCAGCAGTCGCTCGACGCCGCCGCCGAAGTGGCCCGCGCCGCCGGTATCACCCCGCTGATCCTCGGCGACCTGGAGGGCGAAGCGCGCGAGGTGGCCAAGGTCCACGCCGGCATCGCCCGCCAGGTGGTGCTGCATGGTCAGCCGATCGCCGCGCCCTGCGTGATCCTCTCGGGGGGAGAAACCACGGTGACCGTGCGCGGCAACGGCCGTGGCGGGCGCAACGCGGAGTTCCTGCTCGGCCTGACTGAAGCGCTGCAGGGCCTGCCGAACGTCTACGCGCTGGCCGGCGACACCGACGGCATCGACGGCTCGGAAGACAACGCCGGCGCGCTGATGACCCCGGACAGCTTCGCCCGTGCCGAGGCCCTCGGCCTGCGCGCCGCCGACGCGCTGGCCAGCAACGACGGCTACGGCTACTTCGCCGCGCTGGACAGCCTGATCGTCACCGGGCCGACGCGCACCAACGTCAACGATTTCCGCGCCATCCTCATTCTGCCGCCCACTGCCTAG